In Georgenia soli, a genomic segment contains:
- a CDS encoding DUF2142 domain-containing protein codes for MPRWKRLLNPARRYSIFLAPVLLLVTLLAWSVASPVGSSPDEDFHLASIWCGQGEREGVCEPGATAVEQSVPAPVAGGICYALESSLSAECYEERMDAPVEQMVSTGRGNFTSIYPAGFYWVNSLLVGENVETSVLAMRALNAILVVGVLTALYALLPRSRRNAVALAVTITLIPLGAFLVASINPSGWAIFAALAVFVGLSGFFESEGRRRYALGGVTLVAAFMGTGSRADSAAYVVVAAFSAIFLHWWRPGTASWWRPVRLRWSDLVAPALVLTMAAAFFFASRQSRALSSGNTISAAMEDPTADTPGKLGMGQLLWDNGMNVPSLWAGVFGSWDLGWLDTEMPAFVAVGGLVVFGAIVFTALPHVTRRDGLVLAGILGLLWLLPMVLMFRANAPVGGAVQPRYIMPLMVLLAGVALWRSAVGGRLSRGQLGLMVATLALANSFAMHNNIRRYVTGDDVTGFNLNALPEWWWDSAVSPMVVWLVGSAAFAGFLLAIVSRMGAWDRTPGAGTRAAVPGDEPLTVS; via the coding sequence GTGCCCCGCTGGAAACGACTGCTCAACCCCGCACGCCGGTACTCCATCTTCCTGGCACCCGTGCTGCTCCTCGTCACGCTCCTGGCCTGGAGCGTCGCCTCCCCGGTGGGCTCCAGCCCGGACGAGGACTTCCACCTCGCCAGCATCTGGTGCGGCCAGGGCGAGCGCGAAGGGGTCTGCGAGCCAGGAGCCACCGCCGTCGAGCAGTCGGTGCCGGCGCCCGTGGCCGGCGGCATCTGCTACGCGCTGGAGTCATCGCTCAGCGCCGAGTGCTACGAGGAGCGGATGGACGCGCCCGTGGAACAGATGGTCTCCACCGGGCGCGGAAACTTCACGAGCATCTACCCGGCAGGCTTCTACTGGGTCAACAGCCTGCTCGTCGGGGAGAACGTCGAGACGTCGGTGCTCGCCATGCGCGCGCTCAACGCGATCCTCGTCGTCGGGGTGCTGACCGCCCTCTACGCGCTGCTGCCCCGCAGCCGCCGCAACGCAGTCGCACTCGCCGTCACGATCACGCTCATCCCGCTGGGTGCGTTCCTCGTCGCGTCGATCAACCCGAGCGGCTGGGCGATCTTCGCGGCGCTGGCGGTCTTCGTCGGACTCTCCGGCTTCTTCGAGAGCGAGGGACGACGGCGATATGCGCTGGGCGGGGTCACCCTGGTTGCCGCCTTCATGGGGACCGGTTCACGAGCCGACTCAGCGGCCTACGTCGTCGTGGCGGCCTTCTCCGCGATCTTCCTCCACTGGTGGCGGCCTGGGACGGCCAGCTGGTGGCGCCCCGTACGACTGCGGTGGAGCGATCTCGTCGCGCCGGCGCTCGTCCTCACCATGGCTGCCGCCTTCTTCTTCGCGTCACGGCAGTCCCGCGCCCTCAGCTCGGGCAACACCATCAGCGCCGCCATGGAGGACCCGACGGCCGACACGCCCGGGAAGCTGGGCATGGGGCAGCTGCTGTGGGACAACGGCATGAACGTCCCGAGCCTCTGGGCCGGCGTGTTCGGGTCCTGGGACCTCGGTTGGCTCGACACCGAGATGCCCGCCTTCGTCGCTGTGGGGGGTCTCGTCGTCTTCGGTGCGATCGTCTTCACGGCGCTGCCGCACGTGACCCGCCGGGACGGCCTCGTGCTTGCGGGGATACTCGGGTTGCTGTGGCTGCTGCCGATGGTCCTCATGTTCCGTGCCAACGCCCCGGTCGGCGGCGCCGTGCAGCCGCGGTACATCATGCCGCTGATGGTGCTGCTCGCCGGGGTTGCGCTGTGGCGCTCCGCCGTCGGTGGGCGGCTCTCCCGAGGGCAGCTCGGACTGATGGTGGCCACGCTGGCTCTGGCGAACTCCTTCGCGATGCACAACAACATCCGGCGGTACGTGACCGGTGACGACGTCACGGGCTTCAACCTCAACGCTCTGCCGGAGTGGTGGTGGGACAGCGCCGTCTCGCCGATGGTCGTGTGGCTCGTGGGTTCGGCGGCGTTCGCCGGGTTCCTTCTTGCGATCGTCAGCCGGATGGGTGCCTGGGATAGGACGCCTGGTGCCGGGACGCGTGCGGCTGTGCCAGGGGACGAGCCTCTGACCGTCTCCTGA
- a CDS encoding glycosyltransferase family 2 protein has product MSQPPRVRVVTVAFNPGDELEHFAESLRSASSAPVTLVIVDNGTETAVVDDVAARHGAEVVRPGTNLGYGAAANIGARRGEEPWVVVANPDIVWHPGSLDELLAAGDRNPRAGSLGPRILNTDGTVYPSARAVPSLTQGAGHALFVKIWPGNPWTRAYRQGQEEMLLTEHAVGWLSGACLLLRREALAPLGGFDERYFMFFEDVDLGDRLGRAGWRNVYVPTAQVVHDQGASWRHRPAPMVRAHHQSAETYLLRRYSAWYLAPLRWLISLGLRARAWVEIRRG; this is encoded by the coding sequence GTGAGCCAACCGCCCCGGGTGCGGGTGGTCACCGTCGCCTTCAACCCCGGCGACGAGCTCGAGCACTTCGCCGAGTCCCTCCGGTCGGCGTCGTCCGCGCCGGTGACGCTGGTGATCGTCGACAACGGCACCGAGACCGCCGTCGTCGACGACGTCGCCGCCCGCCACGGCGCCGAGGTGGTGCGGCCGGGGACGAACCTCGGCTACGGGGCCGCCGCGAACATCGGGGCGAGGCGTGGCGAGGAGCCGTGGGTCGTCGTCGCCAACCCGGACATCGTCTGGCACCCCGGCTCCCTGGACGAGCTGCTTGCGGCGGGCGACCGGAACCCGCGGGCGGGCTCGCTCGGACCCAGGATCCTCAACACGGACGGCACCGTCTATCCCTCCGCCCGCGCCGTGCCGTCGCTGACGCAGGGGGCGGGGCACGCCCTCTTCGTCAAGATCTGGCCGGGCAACCCGTGGACGAGGGCGTACCGCCAGGGGCAGGAGGAGATGCTTCTCACCGAGCACGCGGTGGGGTGGCTCTCCGGCGCGTGCCTGCTGCTCCGCCGGGAGGCGCTCGCGCCGCTCGGCGGGTTCGACGAGCGGTACTTCATGTTCTTCGAGGACGTCGACCTCGGCGACCGCCTCGGCCGGGCGGGCTGGCGCAACGTGTACGTCCCGACGGCCCAGGTGGTGCACGACCAGGGGGCGAGCTGGCGGCACCGGCCCGCGCCGATGGTCCGGGCGCACCACCAGAGCGCGGAGACGTACCTCCTCCGGCGCTACAGCGCGTGGTACCTCGCGCCGCTGAGGTGGCTGATCTCTCTCGGACTGCGGGCGCGGGCGTGGGTGGAGATCCGCAGGGGCTGA